The DNA region GGTAGTCAACGATATTTACTAGCGGCAgtcaacatatatatacatacactagATCAGTGCAGCCAACAAAACAATACCGGAACGCACTATTGAATACACAACATTGCATTGTGTACAGCCGCAAGGAAGGAAATTGTAAGCAAACTGTTTGGGACATGCGAGTGATGAATTTGGTAATTGCGTGGAAGACACTGATTAGGACGTTGAGCAAGATTGATAGCGGCTGACAAAGGTCAAAGGTTCATTCGCTGGTTTTCAATCGCCTGAGATTCGTACTACCGAGTTTTTAGCAGTTTTAATAATGGTTCGTGCGTGGATAATGGATGAATTGGATACCGATCAACGTCTCGAACACTTCACAGATCCTCCACAATTTTTATCGCTGTCAGAGCTGTTTGCCGATACAggtgttgaatattttaagGTGAGAACAATCTAACCGTTAGAGAAAACTACAAACTTGCTAAACCAAAAACTTTAGTACTAATATCTGAAATTTACTTCCTTAGGTTGACCATGACAACTACAAGTCAGACACGTTATTGAAACAGTTGAAAGAAAGTAGAGGGTATTCTTATGAGGATGAGATTATTTGCTCCAAAGAGTGTCTGCAGAACTACGAAGACAAGGTGGTCACTGATTACTTTGATTTTTCGTCATCATGCTTGTAATAACTAGTTACCTTCAACccagtatatttatttatataccaaCAATTACAGTTGAAACATTTCTTTACGGAGCACTTGCACACAGACGAGGAAATTCGTCTTGTTCTTGAGGGTTCAGGGTACTTTGATGTAAGAAATAGCAACGACCAATGGATTCGCATTGAGGTTATTCCTGGAGATTTGATCATCATACCCAGCGGAATATATCATCGATTCACATTAGACTCTAATGTAAGTATTGGCATTGATATGGTGCTTGCTATAAAGATCaatcaaaatctgaaaaaaattgcttgcTTGTTGGTGAAATAGAGAGAATTTGCAACTCATCACAGATTTTAATCAATAATGTTAGCAGTTATGTTGAAATTTCTAAATGATTGAATTGTGAAAGAAAGTTCCATTCAATTGCTTTGTTCAAAAGTCATCCAAAAATCCTTAACTAATTTTGCATAGCATCACCTTGAAGACACAATATATGATATAGAAGTATTTTCTTTCAGAACTTTGTCAAAGCAAAAAGATACTTTGTTGGTGTTCCCGTGTGGGAACCACATAACAGGCCAGCTGATGACATGGCATGCCGACAAGAATATGTGCGACGTCTTCAACAAGGTTTTAAAGTTGCCaccaattaaaattgaaaaaacatgaatGAACTTGACGTacagtatattgtatattgatTGTTATCGAGTATTTTATGAATCTTAATTACAGTTGGGTATTTACTCAGTCTGTAAAATTACAAACTGTTGAACTATTTGATGAGAAAACCAGGC from Diprion similis isolate iyDipSimi1 chromosome 3, iyDipSimi1.1, whole genome shotgun sequence includes:
- the LOC124404596 gene encoding 1,2-dihydroxy-3-keto-5-methylthiopentene dioxygenase: MVRAWIMDELDTDQRLEHFTDPPQFLSLSELFADTGVEYFKVDHDNYKSDTLLKQLKESRGYSYEDEIICSKECLQNYEDKLKHFFTEHLHTDEEIRLVLEGSGYFDVRNSNDQWIRIEVIPGDLIIIPSGIYHRFTLDSNNFVKAKRYFVGVPVWEPHNRPADDMACRQEYVRRLQQGFKVATN